From a single Hymenobacter sp. YIM 151500-1 genomic region:
- a CDS encoding lipopolysaccharide biosynthesis protein, producing MPLPSLVLQRILHNFAARLATALLNFGVVWLTARYLGAAGRGAVSLFVTDCALLLLFIGLLGGSSLIYLAPRRNVWHLLLPAYGWATLVCLAGAGLLAQVRAAPPAYWLHLAALALLQALFSINTSLLLGRRQERLYNALTVTHVGLLALLLGAAFTGGHASVAVYFQAAYVAYGLPLLASSVALLRLPDPRRRRWRRLRATARELARHSRGAHLSNLLTFINYRLSYYFVAHYADAQAVGVLSVGVALAEAVWLIPRSTALVQYVELVHNAGQGRPQLAAARLTLLGTGAAVLGLVALPPAVLGGVFGPEFAAARPVLLLLAPGVLLVTVQMLCSSYFAGRAHYRINNLAALVGLLVTVPACWLLIPRLGIRGAAAASSLSYLASAGFLFFHFRRATGAGVRALLPRPADLAPLRQLLPVRPK from the coding sequence TTGCCTCTCCCCTCCCTCGTGCTTCAGCGCATCCTGCACAACTTTGCGGCCCGGCTGGCTACGGCCCTGCTCAACTTCGGGGTGGTGTGGCTGACGGCCCGCTACCTGGGGGCAGCCGGCCGAGGGGCGGTGAGCCTGTTTGTGACGGACTGTGCGCTGCTGCTGCTGTTTATTGGCCTGCTGGGCGGCTCTTCCCTGATTTACCTGGCCCCGCGCCGCAACGTGTGGCACTTGCTGCTACCGGCTTACGGCTGGGCCACGCTGGTGTGCCTGGCCGGTGCGGGGCTGCTGGCCCAGGTGCGGGCCGCGCCTCCCGCCTACTGGCTGCACCTGGCGGCCCTGGCTCTGCTCCAGGCTTTGTTTTCCATCAATACTTCTCTGCTGCTGGGGCGCCGGCAGGAGCGGCTGTATAATGCCCTGACGGTTACGCACGTAGGGTTGCTGGCCCTGCTGCTCGGCGCGGCATTTACCGGCGGGCACGCATCGGTGGCCGTGTATTTTCAGGCCGCTTACGTGGCCTATGGCCTGCCGCTGCTGGCTAGCAGTGTAGCCCTGCTACGCCTGCCCGACCCGCGCAGGCGCCGCTGGCGGCGCCTGCGGGCCACTGCCCGCGAGCTGGCCCGCCACAGCCGCGGCGCCCACTTGTCTAACCTGCTCACCTTCATTAACTACCGCCTGAGCTACTACTTCGTGGCGCACTACGCCGATGCCCAGGCCGTGGGGGTGCTGTCGGTGGGGGTGGCGCTGGCCGAGGCCGTGTGGCTGATTCCGCGCAGCACGGCCCTGGTGCAGTACGTGGAGCTGGTGCACAACGCCGGGCAGGGCCGGCCGCAGCTGGCCGCCGCCCGGCTTACGCTCTTGGGCACCGGGGCGGCCGTACTGGGGCTGGTAGCCCTGCCGCCGGCCGTGCTCGGCGGGGTGTTCGGGCCGGAGTTTGCGGCGGCGCGGCCCGTGCTGCTGCTGCTGGCGCCGGGCGTGCTGCTGGTGACGGTGCAGATGCTGTGCAGCAGCTACTTCGCGGGCCGGGCTCATTACCGTATCAACAACCTGGCGGCCCTGGTCGGCCTGCTCGTGACGGTGCCTGCCTGCTGGCTGCTGATTCCGCGCCTGGGCATTCGGGGGGCTGCGGCCGCCAGCAGCTTGTCGTATCTGGCGTCGGCGGGGTTTCTGTTTTTTCACTTCCGGCGGGCAACCGGGGCCGGAGTACGGGCCCTGCTGCCTCGGCCCGCCGACCTGGCCCCATTGCGGCAGCTGTTGCCGGTTCGGCCGAAGTAG
- a CDS encoding TonB-dependent receptor yields MISTQTAMLFRRVFFLIFMCLAGALGAAQAQTGTIKGTIRDEKTKEAIIGASVGIEGTGLGAATDLDGSFEIGKVPAGTHTLVVNYVSYQRKTIPNLQVDAGKVVVINTALTESANQLGDVVVTAQRLTNTEVAVITEVKNAQLVAVGVSSEQIVKSQDRDAAQIARRVPGVSIQDNRFVLVRGLTQRYNAVMLNDVLTPSSEVDTRAFAFDMIPSNIIDRMLIFKSGSAELPGDFAGGVIKVYTKRAPQENFTNVSFGGGYRFGTTFSEVQKYEGGKYDWLGFDSGKRTIPDNWPARLSDNSFSPELRAAFGRQLPNRWDVNTIKAAPDARLSFNLGRRYDIGEKQFGILTSLNYGNYHLATSPRLTSYELGEDRSQVSVAYNDQLYNNEVRLGVVQNFWLRLNNRNSLEFKNLFNQLGAAETVVRQGRNITQTSNDELAYSQRFESRSIYSGQLIGNHELANDKTKLDWVGGFAYTYRTEPDWRRARYTRPIGATNGDGTLVPFALVTPAEPNPTDAGRFFSKLNERVGTVALNAQHTFRADSSNREGGFKMKAGVYGERKDRDFNARFFGYNYIGGPNSTARTLPIGQIFAPENLTGRPGAFSLEEGTNPSDEYTATSTLLSGYASVTLPVGKFTGTVGFRGEYMDLAVNGILLDRRPGRGGFTLFSPLPSVNLTYDLNDRMLVRAAYSSTINRPEFRELAPFRYYDFNLNGDIQGNLSLRTARIQNLDLRWELYPSSGELVTVGAFYKRFTDPIESFLSFTAGGPSTLGYAFINAQGATSYGTEIEVRKSLSSLTSSTLLRRLSLAGNASFIISRVDLGNPVLVPDAGGVVTPIDPGDTQIINRPLQGQSPYLINLGTYYSSEDNSTQVSLLYNVVGPRIFAVGNKLNPTVFEVPRNVMDIIVTKRLAKNWELRAAVQDVFNQPVQLDQDTDRNGKHSSGDNTVRTYRRGSYSSVGLTYTW; encoded by the coding sequence ATGATTTCAACGCAGACGGCAATGCTTTTCAGACGGGTCTTTTTTCTGATTTTCATGTGCTTAGCTGGCGCACTTGGCGCCGCTCAAGCCCAGACTGGTACCATTAAAGGCACCATTCGAGACGAGAAAACCAAGGAAGCCATCATTGGTGCCAGCGTAGGCATTGAGGGCACCGGCTTAGGTGCCGCCACCGACCTCGACGGCTCTTTCGAGATTGGCAAAGTGCCGGCCGGTACGCACACACTGGTCGTCAACTACGTGTCGTACCAGCGCAAAACCATTCCCAACCTCCAGGTTGATGCCGGCAAGGTCGTCGTCATTAACACGGCCCTCACCGAATCGGCCAACCAGCTCGGCGACGTAGTAGTAACCGCCCAGCGCCTGACTAACACCGAAGTAGCCGTCATCACCGAAGTAAAGAACGCCCAACTGGTAGCAGTGGGCGTTTCTTCTGAACAGATAGTGAAGTCCCAGGACCGCGACGCCGCCCAGATTGCCCGCCGCGTACCCGGCGTATCCATCCAGGATAACCGCTTCGTGCTGGTGCGCGGCCTCACCCAGCGCTACAACGCCGTAATGCTGAACGACGTGCTCACGCCTAGCTCGGAGGTTGATACTCGCGCCTTCGCGTTCGATATGATTCCAAGCAACATCATCGACCGAATGCTGATTTTCAAGTCGGGCTCGGCCGAGCTGCCGGGGGACTTTGCAGGTGGAGTAATTAAAGTATATACCAAGCGGGCACCCCAGGAAAATTTTACTAACGTAAGTTTCGGGGGGGGCTACCGCTTTGGAACCACTTTTAGCGAAGTGCAGAAGTACGAAGGTGGCAAGTATGATTGGCTGGGCTTCGATAGTGGTAAGCGCACTATCCCTGACAACTGGCCTGCCCGGCTTAGCGACAACAGCTTCTCGCCGGAACTACGAGCCGCTTTCGGCCGGCAGTTGCCTAACCGGTGGGACGTTAATACTATCAAGGCCGCGCCTGATGCACGGCTCTCTTTTAATCTAGGACGCCGCTACGACATCGGAGAAAAGCAGTTTGGCATATTGACCAGCCTGAACTATGGCAACTACCACTTGGCCACAAGTCCGCGCCTGACCTCTTATGAGCTTGGGGAAGACCGCAGCCAAGTATCCGTCGCGTACAATGATCAGCTATATAACAATGAGGTGCGCCTGGGTGTAGTACAGAATTTCTGGCTGCGCCTCAACAACCGCAATTCACTGGAGTTTAAAAACCTCTTTAATCAGTTAGGAGCAGCTGAAACGGTAGTTCGTCAGGGCCGGAATATTACGCAGACCAGTAATGATGAGCTAGCCTATTCGCAGCGGTTTGAAAGCCGTAGTATTTATTCTGGTCAGCTGATTGGCAATCATGAACTAGCTAACGACAAAACTAAACTGGACTGGGTGGGTGGATTTGCTTATACCTACCGCACCGAGCCAGACTGGCGCCGGGCCCGTTATACTCGCCCAATCGGCGCTACCAATGGTGATGGTACGCTGGTGCCTTTCGCGCTAGTAACTCCTGCTGAGCCTAATCCCACAGATGCTGGCCGTTTCTTCTCCAAGCTTAACGAGCGGGTCGGCACCGTAGCCCTAAATGCCCAGCACACTTTCCGAGCCGATTCGTCCAATCGTGAAGGAGGCTTCAAAATGAAGGCCGGAGTATATGGCGAACGGAAAGACCGTGACTTCAATGCCCGCTTCTTCGGTTATAACTACATCGGCGGTCCGAACAGCACCGCTCGCACCTTGCCTATCGGACAAATTTTCGCTCCGGAAAACTTAACGGGTCGTCCAGGGGCCTTCTCTTTGGAGGAAGGCACCAACCCTTCTGATGAGTATACCGCTACCAGCACGTTGCTGTCTGGCTATGCAAGTGTTACGCTGCCGGTAGGCAAGTTTACCGGTACAGTAGGTTTCCGTGGAGAGTATATGGACCTTGCTGTTAATGGCATATTGCTAGACCGCAGACCCGGACGAGGAGGCTTTACGCTGTTTAGCCCTCTGCCCTCCGTAAACCTGACCTACGATTTGAATGATCGGATGCTGGTGCGTGCTGCATACTCGTCCACCATCAACCGGCCTGAGTTTCGCGAGCTAGCGCCATTTCGCTACTACGACTTCAACCTTAACGGAGACATTCAAGGCAACCTAAGTCTCCGCACAGCCCGCATCCAGAATCTGGATTTACGTTGGGAACTGTACCCGTCCAGCGGAGAGCTGGTTACTGTTGGTGCTTTCTATAAGCGCTTTACTGATCCAATTGAGAGCTTCCTGAGCTTTACAGCAGGTGGGCCAAGCACCTTGGGCTATGCTTTTATAAATGCACAAGGAGCTACCAGCTACGGCACCGAAATTGAAGTGCGCAAATCATTAAGCTCGCTTACCAGCTCCACCCTATTGCGCCGTCTCTCGCTAGCTGGTAATGCCTCGTTTATTATCAGCCGTGTAGATCTAGGTAACCCGGTACTAGTACCCGACGCAGGTGGAGTAGTAACGCCGATTGATCCGGGTGACACGCAGATTATTAATCGTCCGCTACAAGGGCAGTCGCCTTACCTGATCAATCTGGGAACCTATTACTCCAGTGAGGACAACAGCACCCAGGTTAGCCTGCTGTACAATGTAGTAGGCCCCCGCATTTTCGCTGTCGGCAATAAGCTTAACCCAACAGTATTTGAGGTGCCGCGCAACGTTATGGATATAATCGTAACTAAGCGTTTGGCTAAAAATTGGGAATTGCGTGCTGCTGTGCAGGACGTCTTCAACCAACCCGTACAGCTTGATCAGGATACTGACCGCAACGGCAAACACTCCAGCGGTGACAATACTGTGCGCACCTATCGGCGAGGCTCTTACTCGTCGGTGGGCCTCACTTACACGTGGTAG
- the gcvH gene encoding glycine cleavage system protein GcvH produces MNLPASLKYTKEHEWIRIEGDVAYIGITDHAQKELGDIVYVDIDTLDKEVAQNEVFGTVEAVKTVSDLYSPITGTVLEINSALDGSPELVNSDPYGQGWMIKMSVANPSELDALLTAETYGELVGA; encoded by the coding sequence ATGAATCTGCCCGCCAGTCTGAAGTACACGAAAGAACACGAATGGATCCGCATCGAAGGCGACGTTGCCTACATCGGCATCACCGACCACGCCCAGAAGGAACTTGGCGACATCGTGTACGTCGACATTGATACGCTCGATAAAGAGGTGGCCCAAAACGAAGTGTTCGGTACCGTGGAGGCCGTAAAGACGGTTTCGGACCTGTACAGCCCCATCACCGGTACCGTGCTCGAAATCAACAGCGCCCTGGATGGCAGCCCCGAGCTGGTAAATTCCGACCCCTACGGCCAAGGCTGGATGATTAAGATGTCGGTGGCCAACCCCTCGGAGCTGGATGCCCTGCTCACCGCCGAAACCTACGGAGAGCTGGTGGGCGCCTAA
- a CDS encoding glycosyltransferase has translation MNRPRVLMLPKWYPNRYDDQDGDFVARHVAAIAPNAEVAVLFATVARGPQRPLLTCEAELTGPVPTLRYYYRARLTGLPLLDKLLKLLLYTISMHQGYRRLHRHWGGPPQLVHVHVLLRTGLWAGWLRLTRGLPYVVTEHWTRYLPANAHRIGRLRRRLTQLVVRHAATLHTVSDNLQQALADLGIRNSRTVLLPNVVDTDLFRPAAPAERDAPGCPAGYLLHVAAFNEQAKNLSGLLRVVARLRLSRPTVRLRVAGYGPAEAQLRELAASLGLLEDGTVAFLGKLPPAQVAEEMRRAACLVLFSNYENLPCVLIEAQASGLPAVATRVGGVPELLPEDGSCGLLVPPRDEAALAVSLTTLLDNPGLVSAEVLRQRAVQQFSTAAVGRQFAEVYAQVLGR, from the coding sequence GTGAACCGGCCCCGCGTCCTGATGCTGCCCAAGTGGTACCCCAACCGCTACGATGACCAGGACGGAGATTTTGTGGCCCGGCACGTGGCCGCCATTGCGCCCAACGCCGAGGTGGCTGTGCTGTTTGCCACCGTAGCCCGTGGCCCGCAACGGCCGCTGCTCACGTGTGAAGCCGAGCTAACCGGCCCCGTTCCTACCCTGCGCTACTATTACCGCGCCCGCCTTACCGGCCTGCCGTTGCTGGATAAGCTGCTCAAGCTACTCCTTTATACTATAAGTATGCACCAGGGCTACCGCCGGCTGCACCGCCACTGGGGCGGCCCGCCCCAGCTGGTACACGTGCACGTGTTGCTGCGCACGGGCCTGTGGGCGGGGTGGCTGCGCCTTACGCGCGGCCTGCCGTACGTGGTAACCGAGCACTGGACCCGCTACCTGCCCGCCAATGCCCACCGCATCGGCCGGCTACGCCGGAGGCTGACGCAGCTGGTGGTGCGGCACGCGGCTACCCTGCATACCGTGTCGGACAACTTGCAGCAGGCACTGGCGGACCTGGGCATCCGCAATAGCCGGACTGTGCTGCTACCTAATGTAGTGGACACGGACCTGTTTCGGCCGGCCGCACCGGCGGAGCGGGATGCTCCGGGCTGCCCTGCCGGGTATCTGCTGCACGTGGCGGCGTTCAATGAGCAGGCCAAAAACCTGAGTGGCCTGCTGCGGGTAGTGGCCCGGCTGCGGCTCTCCCGGCCAACCGTGCGGCTACGCGTGGCCGGCTACGGACCAGCCGAAGCGCAGCTGCGGGAGCTGGCTGCTTCCTTGGGGCTACTGGAGGATGGCACGGTTGCGTTCCTGGGCAAGCTGCCGCCGGCTCAGGTGGCCGAGGAAATGCGCCGGGCCGCCTGCCTGGTCTTGTTCAGCAACTACGAAAACTTGCCCTGCGTGCTTATCGAAGCGCAGGCCAGTGGCCTGCCCGCCGTGGCTACCCGCGTGGGAGGCGTGCCGGAGCTGCTTCCCGAAGATGGCAGCTGCGGCCTGCTCGTGCCGCCGCGCGACGAAGCGGCGCTGGCCGTATCGCTGACTACCCTGCTGGACAATCCTGGGCTGGTGAGTGCCGAGGTCTTGCGGCAACGGGCGGTGCAGCAGTTTAGCACGGCCGCCGTGGGCCGGCAGTTTGCCGAGGTATACGCGCAGGTGCTGGGCCGTTAG
- a CDS encoding YicC/YloC family endoribonuclease yields MLHSMTGYGLAQRETDRYSASVEIKSLNSKTLDLTLRLPRFLQDHELEIRNVVAKSLVRGKVNLNLDFVRQRATGSQGSIVNKEVLATACRELQELTQVVGLSLEQLAAVARALPGALRIPTDAPASIADEEEVPWEELLPVLQEALDRVNQFRRDEGQALTSEILGYVDRIRMLLAEVERHDPTRIEQVRQRLLSHVAELAGTEQFSSGRFEQEVLYYIEKLDIAEEKVRLVNHLHYFAETAGLPEPTGKKLAFISQEIGREINTIGSKANDSIIQHLVVGMKEELEKIKEQINNIL; encoded by the coding sequence ATGCTTCACTCCATGACTGGCTATGGCCTGGCCCAGCGCGAAACCGACCGGTATTCCGCCAGCGTTGAAATCAAGTCGCTGAACTCTAAAACGCTGGACCTGACGCTGCGGCTGCCACGGTTTCTGCAGGACCACGAGCTGGAGATTCGTAACGTAGTGGCCAAGAGCTTGGTGCGGGGCAAGGTCAACCTGAACCTGGACTTTGTTCGGCAGCGCGCCACGGGCTCCCAGGGCTCCATTGTAAACAAAGAGGTGCTGGCAACCGCGTGCCGGGAGTTGCAGGAGTTGACGCAAGTAGTAGGCTTGTCGCTGGAACAGCTGGCGGCTGTGGCCCGCGCCCTACCCGGTGCCCTGCGAATTCCCACTGATGCCCCGGCTAGCATAGCGGACGAAGAGGAAGTGCCGTGGGAAGAACTGCTGCCCGTGTTGCAGGAAGCTCTGGACCGGGTAAATCAGTTTCGCCGCGACGAGGGGCAGGCATTGACCAGTGAAATCCTGGGGTACGTGGACCGAATCCGGATGCTGCTGGCCGAGGTGGAACGCCACGACCCCACGCGCATCGAGCAGGTACGCCAGCGCCTGCTCAGCCACGTGGCCGAACTGGCGGGTACTGAGCAGTTCAGCTCCGGGCGCTTTGAACAAGAGGTACTGTATTATATTGAGAAGCTGGATATTGCTGAGGAAAAGGTCCGGCTAGTCAATCATTTACACTACTTCGCCGAAACTGCCGGGCTGCCCGAGCCAACCGGAAAGAAACTCGCTTTTATCTCCCAGGAAATCGGGCGCGAAATCAATACCATAGGGTCCAAAGCCAACGATTCAATCATCCAGCATCTGGTAGTCGGGATGAAGGAAGAGCTTGAAAAAATTAAAGAACAGATCAACAACATTCTTTGA
- a CDS encoding M28 family metallopeptidase, producing the protein MTGLRSIGKPLAVGLATGLLALGGPAAAAQDMARVRTTIRQLTAPRLHGRGYVRHGDQLAAAYVQRRFRQLGLQPLAPDFLQPFLLSVNTFPGQLQLQLTTPGARPIRLRPGLDFIAAATSGSGLVHGPLVYLDSTVLADAEAQHRFLRLTTQPGLVVLQSRTARQLPQYPAAIRQRVDSAAALITLVSKLTASLAPVQSRQVRLEALPQPALLAAATRPTNASVQVQARLLERYSSQNVVGFLPGRIQPDSFLVVSAHYDHLGRMGRHTFFPGANDNASGTAMLLELAAHYARPENRPAYSLVFLACGGEEAGLVGSTYFTEHSPVPLSRIRFLVNLDLVGTGDEGLTVVNGRLLPAAFQQLQRLNETGRYVPSVAARGRAANSDHFPFSERGVPAFFVYTRGGISAYHDVQDRPETLPLTAFSGVYSLLREFLNGLGAHSAN; encoded by the coding sequence ATGACTGGCCTCCGGAGCATCGGCAAGCCGCTTGCCGTGGGGCTGGCTACGGGTCTGCTGGCGCTGGGCGGCCCTGCGGCAGCTGCTCAGGACATGGCGCGGGTCCGAACTACTATCCGGCAGCTCACGGCGCCCCGGTTGCATGGGCGCGGCTACGTCCGGCACGGCGACCAGCTAGCCGCCGCGTATGTGCAGCGGCGTTTTCGGCAGCTGGGCTTGCAGCCCCTGGCACCCGATTTTCTGCAGCCGTTTCTGCTGTCTGTCAACACCTTCCCTGGCCAGTTGCAGTTGCAGCTGACTACGCCGGGAGCCCGCCCCATCCGGTTGCGTCCCGGCCTCGACTTTATTGCGGCTGCTACCTCCGGCTCCGGCCTCGTGCACGGCCCTCTCGTCTACCTCGACAGCACCGTGCTAGCGGATGCCGAAGCCCAGCACCGATTTCTGCGCCTCACCACGCAGCCAGGCTTGGTGGTACTCCAGAGTCGCACGGCGCGCCAGCTGCCCCAATACCCGGCTGCCATCCGCCAGCGTGTCGATTCGGCTGCGGCCCTGATTACGCTGGTTTCCAAGCTCACTGCCTCCCTGGCCCCGGTACAGAGCCGGCAGGTACGGCTCGAAGCGCTGCCTCAGCCCGCGCTGCTGGCCGCTGCTACGCGGCCAACCAACGCCAGCGTGCAGGTTCAGGCCCGGCTGCTTGAGCGGTATTCATCTCAGAATGTAGTCGGATTCCTGCCCGGCCGCATTCAGCCCGATTCCTTTTTGGTTGTCTCGGCGCACTACGACCATTTGGGTCGTATGGGCCGGCACACCTTCTTTCCGGGCGCCAACGACAATGCCAGCGGTACGGCCATGCTGCTGGAGCTGGCGGCTCACTACGCCCGCCCCGAAAACCGGCCCGCCTACTCCCTGGTTTTTCTCGCCTGCGGAGGCGAAGAGGCCGGCCTTGTTGGCTCCACATACTTCACTGAGCATTCCCCAGTGCCCCTGAGCCGGATCCGGTTCTTGGTTAACCTGGACCTAGTAGGCACCGGCGACGAAGGGCTGACTGTTGTGAATGGCCGCCTGCTGCCAGCGGCTTTCCAGCAGCTACAACGCCTCAACGAAACGGGTCGGTACGTGCCTTCAGTGGCTGCCCGCGGCCGGGCCGCCAACTCCGACCATTTCCCTTTTTCGGAGCGCGGCGTACCCGCTTTTTTTGTCTATACCCGCGGCGGCATCTCCGCTTACCACGACGTGCAGGACCGGCCCGAGACCTTACCCCTCACGGCGTTTTCCGGGGTGTACTCTCTGTTGCGCGAGTTCTTAAATGGCTTGGGCGCCCACTCGGCCAACTAG
- a CDS encoding VanZ family protein codes for MPVSAPPPSRRRTFAVLPLAWAALVLWLTLSPTAHLPRTPHWELLSFDTAAHAFVFVVLAGLLIFSVRRQAVWPAGRRWAWPLVLVFCLIFGASIEVMQTSMALGRHGEWSDVISDSLGTVAGLGGMWLLKRQWQ; via the coding sequence GTGCCTGTTTCCGCGCCGCCTCCGTCTCGTCGCCGGACCTTTGCCGTCCTGCCGCTGGCGTGGGCGGCGCTGGTGTTGTGGCTCACCCTGAGCCCCACCGCCCACCTGCCCCGCACCCCGCACTGGGAGCTGCTGTCCTTCGACACGGCCGCCCATGCCTTTGTGTTTGTGGTGCTGGCCGGGCTGCTCATCTTCTCCGTGCGGCGGCAAGCGGTGTGGCCCGCCGGGCGGCGTTGGGCCTGGCCCCTGGTGCTGGTTTTCTGCCTGATATTTGGGGCCTCGATTGAAGTTATGCAGACGAGCATGGCCCTGGGCCGCCACGGCGAATGGTCGGACGTCATCAGCGACTCGCTGGGGACCGTGGCCGGCCTGGGCGGTATGTGGCTGCTGAAGCGGCAGTGGCAATGA
- a CDS encoding cell shape-determining protein MreB translates to MKRFPKLLLLAMLAVTSSASLSSCEDNNDNAPDTSNQPSGPTDPTGRVILSGDITANRTLRANEKYLLQGFVRVKDGITLTIEPGTKIFGDQDTKGTLVVERGGKIIAEGTQTNPIVFTSAKAPGSRKYGDWGGVVLVGRAPINQPLTTEMEGGIGIGFGGTVANDNSGSLKYVRIEFAGIPLSTRDNSEINGLTLYGVGSGTQIDYVQVSYSGDDSFEWFGGTVNAKHLVAHRGWDDDFDTDFGYTGKVQYAVSLRDPAFADFSASNGFESDNFNPGTPATGDNAGFPLTAPIFSNVSVFVTGGTPPTTQASGSGVYQSAMHIRRNTAISIYNSVFVGQPEGLRMDGVATWANVQSGAVNLKGVVLANNNTPLAVRNNTGSGSFTADDLTTWFNAAGKNNSIIPSASLSSLGLNTASFSLTTPSFLPQTGSSLLTGAIFDGKASDAFFDKVTFKGAFGTENWMQGWTNFDPQNTAY, encoded by the coding sequence ATGAAACGCTTCCCAAAACTGCTGCTTTTGGCTATGCTTGCCGTTACATCGTCGGCTTCTCTGAGTAGTTGCGAAGACAACAACGACAATGCGCCTGACACGAGCAATCAGCCCAGTGGCCCAACCGATCCTACTGGCCGCGTTATCTTGTCAGGTGACATTACCGCCAACCGTACGCTTCGGGCCAACGAGAAGTATTTGCTGCAGGGTTTTGTGCGGGTGAAAGATGGCATCACGCTGACTATTGAACCTGGAACGAAAATCTTTGGCGACCAAGACACGAAAGGTACCCTGGTTGTTGAGCGCGGTGGGAAAATAATAGCTGAGGGCACCCAGACGAATCCTATTGTATTCACATCGGCCAAAGCGCCCGGCAGCCGTAAGTATGGCGACTGGGGCGGAGTGGTACTCGTAGGACGGGCACCTATCAACCAGCCTCTGACTACAGAGATGGAAGGCGGTATTGGAATTGGCTTTGGTGGCACTGTGGCCAACGACAACTCCGGCAGCCTAAAATATGTGCGTATCGAGTTTGCTGGTATTCCGCTTTCAACTCGGGATAATAGCGAAATCAATGGTCTTACCCTGTATGGTGTGGGTTCGGGCACTCAAATTGACTACGTGCAAGTATCCTATAGCGGCGACGATTCTTTTGAATGGTTTGGGGGAACCGTCAACGCCAAGCACTTGGTAGCACACCGCGGCTGGGACGACGACTTTGACACGGACTTCGGCTACACTGGTAAGGTGCAGTATGCAGTTTCGCTGCGCGACCCTGCTTTTGCTGACTTTTCAGCGTCAAACGGCTTTGAGTCCGATAATTTCAACCCTGGCACTCCAGCCACCGGTGACAATGCTGGTTTTCCGCTCACGGCGCCTATATTCAGCAACGTCAGCGTGTTCGTGACCGGTGGTACTCCTCCTACTACTCAAGCATCAGGTAGCGGCGTGTATCAGTCTGCAATGCACATCCGCCGTAACACGGCTATTAGCATCTATAACTCTGTATTTGTTGGTCAGCCTGAAGGCTTACGCATGGATGGCGTAGCCACGTGGGCAAACGTGCAGTCCGGAGCTGTTAATCTGAAGGGTGTTGTTCTAGCTAATAATAACACGCCTTTAGCTGTCCGTAACAACACTGGTAGTGGCAGCTTCACGGCCGACGATTTAACTACTTGGTTTAACGCGGCTGGCAAAAACAACTCTATAATACCTTCCGCTAGCTTGTCTTCATTGGGACTAAATACCGCTTCCTTCAGTTTAACGACTCCTTCTTTCCTACCTCAGACCGGATCATCGCTACTCACCGGTGCTATCTTCGATGGCAAAGCCAGTGATGCTTTCTTTGATAAAGTGACGTTTAAGGGCGCATTCGGAACCGAGAATTGGATGCAGGGCTGGACAAATTTCGATCCGCAGAATACAGCGTATTAA